One stretch of Hevea brasiliensis isolate MT/VB/25A 57/8 chromosome 12, ASM3005281v1, whole genome shotgun sequence DNA includes these proteins:
- the LOC110639685 gene encoding protein PIN-LIKES 1 isoform X4 gives MGLLDLFIASSIPVLKVLLITGLGTFLALDRVDILREDARKHVNNVVFYVFNPALVASKLAETVTDDSIVKLWFMPLNILITFIIGSILGWILVQLTRPPPHLRGLIVGCCAAGNLGNMFLIMIPAVCKEKGSPFGAPDVCQSYGLAYVSLSMAIGAIYLWSYVYNIVRASAAGNTEESTKHYIGKSSRESSAAELGSCIEPLLPSKEPLASEHRVDQCALPGTTQVEMEDSGNKQLLRKLLGNINWKTIFAPSTIGAIVGFTIGLIPYIRKIMIGGDAPLHVIHDTASLLGEGAIPTLTLIVGGNLLRGALRLGFIPADPLYQFVLLLQFAVPPAMNIGVITQLFGAGESECSVIMLWAYALASISLTLWSTLFMWLVA, from the exons ATGGGGCTTTTGGATCTCTTCATTGCTTCATCAATTCCAGTCTTGAAAGTGCTACTGATTACTGGACTCGGGACCTTTCTTGCTCTTGATCGTGTGGATATCTTGAGGGAAGATGCTAGGAAGCACGTAAATAAT GTTGTATTTTATGTGTTCAATCCTGCCCTTGTGGCCTCCAAACTTGCTGAAACTGTCACAGATGACAGCATAGTGAAGTT ATGGTTTATGCCATTAAATATCCTCATCACATTTATCATTGGCTCAATACTTGGCTGGATTCTTGTTCAACTTACAAGGCCTCCCCCGCACCTACGTGGCCTCATAGTGGGTTGCTGTGCTGCTG GGAATTTGGGGAATATGTTTCTTATTATGATCCCAgcagtttgtaaagaaaaaggaagcCCATTTGGAGCTCCTGATGTCTGTCAGTCGTACGGATTGGCTTATGTTTCATTGTCAATGGCG ATAGGGGCCATTTATCTATGGTCTTATGTGTACAATATTGTGCGGGCCTCTGCAGCTGGGAATACCGAAGAATCCACAAAGCACTACATAGGCAAATCTTCACGAGAAAGCTCTGCAGCAGAACTGGGGAGTTGCATAGAACCGCTGCTTCCTTCCAAGGAGCCCCTGGCATCTGAACACCGTGTAGATCAGTGCGCACTGCCTGGCACTACACAAGTCGAG ATGGAAGATTCGGGCAATAAGCAACTACTAAGAAAGCTGCTTGGAAATATTAATTGGAAGACAATATTTGCACCTTCCACCATAGGAGCG ATAGTTGGATTCACGATCGGACTCATCCCCTACATCCGGAAGATAATGATTGGTGGTGATGCTCCTCTTCATGTAATTCATGATACTGCTTCCTTGCTGGG GGAAGGAGCCATCCCAACTCTCACCCTGATTGTAGGTGGGAACCTTCTGAGAG GAGCTCTCCGCTTAGGTTTTATTCCTGCGGACCCTTTGTATCAATTTGTTCTTCTGCTTCAATTTGCAGTTCCACCAGCTATGAACATAG GTGTCATCACGCAATTGTTTGGAGCAGGAGAGAGTGAATGTTCCGTGATCATGCTTTGGGCCTATGCCTTGGCTTCAATTTCACTTACTCTTTGGTCAACGCTCTTCATGTGGCTAGTAGCTTAA
- the LOC110639687 gene encoding cyclin-dependent kinase B2-1 → MERPATTVSVMEAFEKLEKVGEGTYGKVYRARERATGKIVALKKTRLHEDDEGVPPTTLREVSILRMLSWDPHVVRLMDVKQGLNKAGKTVLYLVFEYMDTDLKKFIRSFGKTGENIPVKIVKTLMYQLCKGVAFCHGHGILHRDLKPHNLLMDRKTMMLKIADLGLARSFTLPIKKYTHEILTLWYRAPEVLLGATHYSTAVDMWSVGCIFAELVTKQALFPGDSELQQLLHIFRLLGTPNEEVWPGVSNLVNWHEYPQWSPHSMPSAVPNLEKDGLDLLAQMLQYEPSKRISAKKAMEHPYFDDLNKSIL, encoded by the exons atggagaGACCAGCAACAACCGTGTCTGTTATGGAGGCATTTGAGAAACTAGAGAAGGTAGGAGAGGGAACTTACGGGAAGGTGTACAGGGCAAGAGAGAGGGCAACCGGTAAGATCGTTGCCCTCAAGAAGACTCGTCTTCACGAAGATGATGAAGGAGTCCCTCCCACTACTCTCCGCGAGGTCTCCATCTTGCGTATGCTCTCTTGGGATCCACATGTTGTCAG ATTGATGGATGTCAAACAAGGCCTGAACAAAGCAGGGAAGACTGTACTCTACTTGGTTTTTGAGTACATGGACACTGATCTTAAGAAATTTATTCGAAGTTTCGGCAAAACTGGAGAGAATATTCCTGTGAAAATTGTTAAG ACCTTGATGTATCAACTGTGCAAGGGAGTTGCTTTCTGCCACGGGCATGGAATCTTACACAG GGATCTTAAGCCTCACAACCTCTTGATGGACAGAAAGACAATGATGCTTAAGATTGCAGATCTAGGGCTAGCTCGATCATTTACTCTTCCTATCAAAAAGTATACGCATGAG ATATTGACCTTGTGGTACCGAGCTCCTGAAGTTCTTTTAGGGGCTACCCATTACTCAACTGCAGTGGATATGTGGTCTGTAGGTTGTATATTTG CTGAACTGGTTACAAAGCAAGCACTTTTCCCTGGGGATTCAGAACTGCAACAGCTCCTGCATATTTTCAG ATTATTAGGTACCCCAAACGAGGAGGTGTGGCCAGGGGTAAGCAACTTGGTCAACTGGCATGAGTATCCCCAGTGGAGTCCCCATAGTATGCCGTCAGCTGTTCCTAATTTGGAGAAGGATGGGTTGGATCTATTAGCG CAAATGTTGCAGTACGAACCTTCAAAGCGTATCTCAGCAAAGAAAGCTATGGAGCATCCTTACTTTGACGATCTGAACAAGTCTATTCTTTGA
- the LOC110639685 gene encoding protein PIN-LIKES 3 isoform X2, translating to MGLLDLFIASSIPVLKVLLITGLGTFLALDRVDILREDARKHVNNVVFYVFNPALVASKLAETVTDDSIVKLWFMPLNILITFIIGSILGWILVQLTRPPPHLRGLIVGCCAAGNLGNMFLIMIPAVCKEKGSPFGAPDVCQSYGLAYVSLSMAIGAIYLWSYVYNIVRASAAGNTEESTKHYIGKSSRESSAAELGSCIEPLLPSKEPLASEHRVDQCALPGTTQVEMEDSGNKQLLRKLLGNINWKTIFAPSTIGAIVGFTIGLIPYIRKIMIGGDAPLHVIHDTASLLGEGAIPTLTLIVGGNLLRGIQGSGMRKSIIFGIIFARYIALPLIGIFIVKGALRLGFIPADPLYQFVLLLQFAVPPAMNIGVITQLFGAGESECSVIMLWAYALASISLTLWSTLFMWLVA from the exons ATGGGGCTTTTGGATCTCTTCATTGCTTCATCAATTCCAGTCTTGAAAGTGCTACTGATTACTGGACTCGGGACCTTTCTTGCTCTTGATCGTGTGGATATCTTGAGGGAAGATGCTAGGAAGCACGTAAATAAT GTTGTATTTTATGTGTTCAATCCTGCCCTTGTGGCCTCCAAACTTGCTGAAACTGTCACAGATGACAGCATAGTGAAGTT ATGGTTTATGCCATTAAATATCCTCATCACATTTATCATTGGCTCAATACTTGGCTGGATTCTTGTTCAACTTACAAGGCCTCCCCCGCACCTACGTGGCCTCATAGTGGGTTGCTGTGCTGCTG GGAATTTGGGGAATATGTTTCTTATTATGATCCCAgcagtttgtaaagaaaaaggaagcCCATTTGGAGCTCCTGATGTCTGTCAGTCGTACGGATTGGCTTATGTTTCATTGTCAATGGCG ATAGGGGCCATTTATCTATGGTCTTATGTGTACAATATTGTGCGGGCCTCTGCAGCTGGGAATACCGAAGAATCCACAAAGCACTACATAGGCAAATCTTCACGAGAAAGCTCTGCAGCAGAACTGGGGAGTTGCATAGAACCGCTGCTTCCTTCCAAGGAGCCCCTGGCATCTGAACACCGTGTAGATCAGTGCGCACTGCCTGGCACTACACAAGTCGAG ATGGAAGATTCGGGCAATAAGCAACTACTAAGAAAGCTGCTTGGAAATATTAATTGGAAGACAATATTTGCACCTTCCACCATAGGAGCG ATAGTTGGATTCACGATCGGACTCATCCCCTACATCCGGAAGATAATGATTGGTGGTGATGCTCCTCTTCATGTAATTCATGATACTGCTTCCTTGCTGGG GGAAGGAGCCATCCCAACTCTCACCCTGATTGTAGGTGGGAACCTTCTGAGAG GTATACAAGGGTCAGGAATGCGAAAGTCCATAATTTTTGGTATCATATTTGCTCGTTATATTGCCTTGCCCCTGATTGGCATTTTTATTGTTAAAGGAGCTCTCCGCTTAGGTTTTATTCCTGCGGACCCTTTGTATCAATTTGTTCTTCTGCTTCAATTTGCAGTTCCACCAGCTATGAACATAG GTGTCATCACGCAATTGTTTGGAGCAGGAGAGAGTGAATGTTCCGTGATCATGCTTTGGGCCTATGCCTTGGCTTCAATTTCACTTACTCTTTGGTCAACGCTCTTCATGTGGCTAGTAGCTTAA
- the LOC110639685 gene encoding protein PIN-LIKES 1 isoform X3, with the protein MGLLDLFIASSIPVLKVLLITGLGTFLALDRVDILREDARKHVNNVVFYVFNPALVASKLAETVTDDSIVKLWFMPLNILITFIIGSILGWILVQLTRPPPHLRGLIVGCCAAGNLGNMFLIMIPAVCKEKGSPFGAPDVCQSYGLAYVSLSMAIGAIYLWSYVYNIVRASAAGNTEESTKHYIGKSSRESSAAELGSCIEPLLPSKEPLASEHRVDQCALPGTTQVEMEDSGNKQLLRKLLGNINWKTIFAPSTIGAIVGFTIGLIPYIRKIMIGGDAPLHVIHDTASLLGSFFDCREGAIPTLTLIVGGNLLRGALRLGFIPADPLYQFVLLLQFAVPPAMNIGVITQLFGAGESECSVIMLWAYALASISLTLWSTLFMWLVA; encoded by the exons ATGGGGCTTTTGGATCTCTTCATTGCTTCATCAATTCCAGTCTTGAAAGTGCTACTGATTACTGGACTCGGGACCTTTCTTGCTCTTGATCGTGTGGATATCTTGAGGGAAGATGCTAGGAAGCACGTAAATAAT GTTGTATTTTATGTGTTCAATCCTGCCCTTGTGGCCTCCAAACTTGCTGAAACTGTCACAGATGACAGCATAGTGAAGTT ATGGTTTATGCCATTAAATATCCTCATCACATTTATCATTGGCTCAATACTTGGCTGGATTCTTGTTCAACTTACAAGGCCTCCCCCGCACCTACGTGGCCTCATAGTGGGTTGCTGTGCTGCTG GGAATTTGGGGAATATGTTTCTTATTATGATCCCAgcagtttgtaaagaaaaaggaagcCCATTTGGAGCTCCTGATGTCTGTCAGTCGTACGGATTGGCTTATGTTTCATTGTCAATGGCG ATAGGGGCCATTTATCTATGGTCTTATGTGTACAATATTGTGCGGGCCTCTGCAGCTGGGAATACCGAAGAATCCACAAAGCACTACATAGGCAAATCTTCACGAGAAAGCTCTGCAGCAGAACTGGGGAGTTGCATAGAACCGCTGCTTCCTTCCAAGGAGCCCCTGGCATCTGAACACCGTGTAGATCAGTGCGCACTGCCTGGCACTACACAAGTCGAG ATGGAAGATTCGGGCAATAAGCAACTACTAAGAAAGCTGCTTGGAAATATTAATTGGAAGACAATATTTGCACCTTCCACCATAGGAGCG ATAGTTGGATTCACGATCGGACTCATCCCCTACATCCGGAAGATAATGATTGGTGGTGATGCTCCTCTTCATGTAATTCATGATACTGCTTCCTTGCTGGG TTCCTTCTTTGATTGCAGGGAAGGAGCCATCCCAACTCTCACCCTGATTGTAGGTGGGAACCTTCTGAGAG GAGCTCTCCGCTTAGGTTTTATTCCTGCGGACCCTTTGTATCAATTTGTTCTTCTGCTTCAATTTGCAGTTCCACCAGCTATGAACATAG GTGTCATCACGCAATTGTTTGGAGCAGGAGAGAGTGAATGTTCCGTGATCATGCTTTGGGCCTATGCCTTGGCTTCAATTTCACTTACTCTTTGGTCAACGCTCTTCATGTGGCTAGTAGCTTAA
- the LOC110639685 gene encoding protein PIN-LIKES 3 isoform X1, with protein sequence MGLLDLFIASSIPVLKVLLITGLGTFLALDRVDILREDARKHVNNVVFYVFNPALVASKLAETVTDDSIVKLWFMPLNILITFIIGSILGWILVQLTRPPPHLRGLIVGCCAAGNLGNMFLIMIPAVCKEKGSPFGAPDVCQSYGLAYVSLSMAIGAIYLWSYVYNIVRASAAGNTEESTKHYIGKSSRESSAAELGSCIEPLLPSKEPLASEHRVDQCALPGTTQVEMEDSGNKQLLRKLLGNINWKTIFAPSTIGAIVGFTIGLIPYIRKIMIGGDAPLHVIHDTASLLGSFFDCREGAIPTLTLIVGGNLLRGIQGSGMRKSIIFGIIFARYIALPLIGIFIVKGALRLGFIPADPLYQFVLLLQFAVPPAMNIGVITQLFGAGESECSVIMLWAYALASISLTLWSTLFMWLVA encoded by the exons ATGGGGCTTTTGGATCTCTTCATTGCTTCATCAATTCCAGTCTTGAAAGTGCTACTGATTACTGGACTCGGGACCTTTCTTGCTCTTGATCGTGTGGATATCTTGAGGGAAGATGCTAGGAAGCACGTAAATAAT GTTGTATTTTATGTGTTCAATCCTGCCCTTGTGGCCTCCAAACTTGCTGAAACTGTCACAGATGACAGCATAGTGAAGTT ATGGTTTATGCCATTAAATATCCTCATCACATTTATCATTGGCTCAATACTTGGCTGGATTCTTGTTCAACTTACAAGGCCTCCCCCGCACCTACGTGGCCTCATAGTGGGTTGCTGTGCTGCTG GGAATTTGGGGAATATGTTTCTTATTATGATCCCAgcagtttgtaaagaaaaaggaagcCCATTTGGAGCTCCTGATGTCTGTCAGTCGTACGGATTGGCTTATGTTTCATTGTCAATGGCG ATAGGGGCCATTTATCTATGGTCTTATGTGTACAATATTGTGCGGGCCTCTGCAGCTGGGAATACCGAAGAATCCACAAAGCACTACATAGGCAAATCTTCACGAGAAAGCTCTGCAGCAGAACTGGGGAGTTGCATAGAACCGCTGCTTCCTTCCAAGGAGCCCCTGGCATCTGAACACCGTGTAGATCAGTGCGCACTGCCTGGCACTACACAAGTCGAG ATGGAAGATTCGGGCAATAAGCAACTACTAAGAAAGCTGCTTGGAAATATTAATTGGAAGACAATATTTGCACCTTCCACCATAGGAGCG ATAGTTGGATTCACGATCGGACTCATCCCCTACATCCGGAAGATAATGATTGGTGGTGATGCTCCTCTTCATGTAATTCATGATACTGCTTCCTTGCTGGG TTCCTTCTTTGATTGCAGGGAAGGAGCCATCCCAACTCTCACCCTGATTGTAGGTGGGAACCTTCTGAGAG GTATACAAGGGTCAGGAATGCGAAAGTCCATAATTTTTGGTATCATATTTGCTCGTTATATTGCCTTGCCCCTGATTGGCATTTTTATTGTTAAAGGAGCTCTCCGCTTAGGTTTTATTCCTGCGGACCCTTTGTATCAATTTGTTCTTCTGCTTCAATTTGCAGTTCCACCAGCTATGAACATAG GTGTCATCACGCAATTGTTTGGAGCAGGAGAGAGTGAATGTTCCGTGATCATGCTTTGGGCCTATGCCTTGGCTTCAATTTCACTTACTCTTTGGTCAACGCTCTTCATGTGGCTAGTAGCTTAA